ACAAGGCGACCTGACCCGTTGGTTCCAACTGGGAGGGTTATGGCCATTCGTAGCACTGCACGGAGCATTTGCGCTGATTGGTTTCATGCTGCGGCAATTTGAGATCGCTCGGTTGGTGGGAATTCGTCCTTACAATGCGATCGCATTCTCTGCTCCAATCGCAGTGTTCGTGAGTGTGTTCTTGATGTACCCCTTGGGACAATCAAGTTGGTTCTTTGCACCCAGCTTCGGTGTGGCAGCAATCTTCCGCTTCCTGCTGTTCTTGCAAGGATTCCATAACTGGACACTTAACCCCTTCCACATGATGGGAGTAGCTGGAGTACTAGGTGGAGCGCTGCTTTGTGCTATCCACGGTGCAACAGTAGAAAACACCTTGTTTGAAGACGGTGAAGGGTCAAACACGTTCCCCGCGTTCACTCCTACGCAATCTGAAGAAACTTACTCAATGGTGACAGCAAACAGATTCTGGTCACAGATATTTGGAATTGCTTTCTCCAACAAGCGTTGGTTGCACTTCTTCATGCTGTTTGTGCCCGTCACAGGCTTGTGGATGAGCGCAGTTGGAATTGTAGGTTTAGCACTCAACCTGCGGGCTTACGACTTCGTGTCGCAAGAATTGCGCGCGGCAGAAGACCCAGAGTTTGAAACTTTCTATACCAAGAACATTTTGCTCAACGAGGGTATCCGCGCTTGGATGGCTCCTGCCGATCAACCTCACGAAAAATTTGTCTTCCCTGAGGAAGTTCTTCCTCGCGGTAACGCTTTGTAATAATCATCTAATATATCAGCGATATCAGCGTTAGATAGTTAAGTCGTCCCCGCCATGTGGCGGGGACGATTTGATTTTTTCGGCTAAAACTAGGAAGCTTTCACTCAAACTTGTCAATTTATTTATCAGGATGTATTCTGTTAGCGCAGCGGGGCGTAGCCCGTTTTGCGTTCTGACCTATTTGTTCTTCTTAAGAGCACCCCACGGACGGCGATTGCGCAAAGCGCAGACG
This portion of the Brasilonema sennae CENA114 genome encodes:
- the psbD gene encoding photosystem II D2 protein (photosystem q(a) protein), giving the protein MTIAVGRAPSKRGWFDVLDDWLKRDRFVFVGWSGILLFPCAFLALGGWLTGTTFVTSWYTHGIASSYLEGCNFLTVAVSTPADAMGHSLLLLWGPEAQGDLTRWFQLGGLWPFVALHGAFALIGFMLRQFEIARLVGIRPYNAIAFSAPIAVFVSVFLMYPLGQSSWFFAPSFGVAAIFRFLLFLQGFHNWTLNPFHMMGVAGVLGGALLCAIHGATVENTLFEDGEGSNTFPAFTPTQSEETYSMVTANRFWSQIFGIAFSNKRWLHFFMLFVPVTGLWMSAVGIVGLALNLRAYDFVSQELRAAEDPEFETFYTKNILLNEGIRAWMAPADQPHEKFVFPEEVLPRGNAL